One Campylobacter concisus DNA window includes the following coding sequences:
- a CDS encoding nitric-oxide reductase large subunit: MREYKRYWLALVAVLVVCFSILGYYGVEVYRNSPPVVNFTDENGKVVIDKESIYKGQEAWQSIGGMQVGSVWGHGAYQAPDWSADWLHKELVAFLEIKADEIYHLKYADLNAEQKANLKVLLKKEYRENSVKDDKFMLSADRLKAISQVASEYAALFGDDPKFKSLREAYAMKENTLPGASDRANLNNFFFWSAWATATNRPGSEATYTNNWPHEPLIDNVPTSENIFWSIASVVILLTGVGLLVWFSSFYGKKDDEKLEPISEDPLKKLNLTPSQKALKKYLFVTLALFVFQILIGGFTAHYTVEGQEFYGINLSAYIPYSLARTWHIQASIFWIATGFLAAGLFLAPIINGGKDPKFQKLGVDLLFYALLILVVGSFVGEYLAIANIMPINLSFWLGHQGYEYIDLGRVWQIILFVGLVIWMLLLLRGFAGGFKNKGDKNLLAIFAMSAVAVGLFYGAGLFYGQRSPLPVMEYWRWWVVHLWVEGFFEVFATASLAFVFVSLGLVSKRFATFSTLASASLFMIGGIPGTFHHLYFAGTTTPIMAVGASFSALEVVPLVLLGAEAYEHYKLQFAQSWAKTLKWPLYCFIAVAFWNMLGAGVFGFLINPPISLFYIQGLNTTPVHGHAALFGVYGFLALGFVWLVATYLFKGQEFDENLMKVGFWGLNAGLMLMIVLSLLPIGIYQAFASLEQGMWYARSAELLQQSHLQNLRWLRMLGDTILIIGGICFFAQLLKFMLNKKA, translated from the coding sequence ATGCGTGAATACAAAAGATACTGGCTCGCACTTGTTGCTGTGCTGGTAGTTTGCTTTAGTATTTTAGGCTACTACGGCGTTGAGGTTTATAGAAATTCGCCTCCAGTTGTAAATTTCACTGACGAAAATGGCAAGGTCGTGATCGATAAAGAGAGTATCTATAAAGGTCAAGAGGCTTGGCAAAGCATAGGCGGTATGCAAGTTGGCTCTGTTTGGGGGCACGGGGCATATCAAGCGCCTGATTGGAGTGCGGACTGGCTTCACAAAGAGCTAGTTGCCTTTTTAGAGATCAAAGCTGATGAAATTTATCATCTAAAATACGCTGATCTGAACGCCGAGCAAAAGGCAAATTTAAAGGTTTTGCTTAAAAAAGAGTATAGAGAAAATAGCGTAAAGGACGATAAATTTATGCTAAGCGCCGATAGGCTAAAGGCGATAAGTCAAGTAGCTAGCGAGTATGCTGCACTTTTTGGAGATGATCCTAAGTTTAAATCTTTAAGAGAAGCTTATGCGATGAAAGAAAACACGCTCCCAGGTGCAAGCGACAGAGCTAATCTAAACAACTTCTTCTTTTGGTCAGCCTGGGCAACAGCTACAAACAGACCTGGCAGCGAGGCAACTTACACAAACAACTGGCCGCACGAACCACTAATCGATAACGTGCCAACAAGCGAAAATATTTTTTGGTCGATAGCAAGTGTCGTGATACTTCTAACTGGCGTTGGACTTCTTGTTTGGTTTAGCTCGTTTTACGGCAAAAAAGATGATGAAAAGCTTGAGCCAATTAGCGAAGATCCGCTTAAAAAGCTAAATTTAACTCCGTCACAAAAGGCGCTTAAAAAGTATCTTTTCGTCACGCTAGCGCTATTTGTATTTCAAATTTTAATAGGCGGCTTTACAGCTCACTACACAGTCGAAGGACAAGAATTTTATGGCATAAATTTATCAGCCTACATCCCTTATTCGCTTGCTAGAACGTGGCATATACAAGCTAGCATATTTTGGATAGCGACTGGATTTTTAGCGGCTGGACTATTTTTAGCTCCGATCATAAATGGTGGCAAGGATCCAAAATTTCAAAAGCTTGGCGTCGATCTGCTATTTTATGCGCTACTTATCCTTGTAGTTGGCAGTTTTGTGGGTGAGTATCTAGCTATTGCAAACATCATGCCTATAAATTTAAGCTTCTGGCTTGGACATCAAGGATATGAATACATCGATCTTGGACGCGTTTGGCAGATTATTTTGTTTGTCGGTCTTGTCATTTGGATGCTTCTGCTTCTTCGTGGATTTGCAGGCGGCTTTAAAAACAAAGGCGATAAAAATTTACTTGCTATCTTTGCTATGTCAGCGGTTGCAGTTGGATTATTTTACGGAGCAGGGCTATTTTATGGTCAAAGAAGTCCGCTTCCAGTGATGGAGTACTGGCGCTGGTGGGTTGTACACCTTTGGGTTGAGGGCTTTTTTGAGGTATTTGCGACAGCCTCACTTGCCTTTGTCTTTGTTTCTTTGGGTCTTGTCTCAAAAAGATTTGCGACATTTTCAACGCTTGCAAGTGCGTCACTCTTTATGATAGGTGGGATCCCAGGCACCTTCCATCACCTCTACTTTGCAGGCACTACAACGCCTATAATGGCTGTTGGTGCAAGCTTTTCAGCGCTTGAGGTCGTGCCTTTGGTCTTGCTTGGAGCTGAGGCGTATGAACACTACAAACTCCAGTTTGCTCAAAGCTGGGCTAAAACGCTTAAGTGGCCACTTTACTGCTTCATCGCAGTTGCCTTTTGGAATATGCTAGGTGCTGGTGTCTTTGGATTTTTAATAAATCCTCCGATTTCACTATTTTACATCCAAGGACTAAATACAACGCCAGTTCACGGACACGCGGCACTATTTGGTGTTTATGGATTTTTGGCACTTGGCTTTGTTTGGCTTGTGGCTACTTATTTATTTAAAGGGCAAGAATTTGATGAAAATCTGATGAAAGTTGGCTTTTGGGGACTAAATGCAGGACTTATGCTAATGATCGTGCTTTCACTACTTCCAATAGGAATTTATCAAGCATTTGCAAGCTTGGAGCAGGGCATGTGGTATGCAAGAAGTGCTGAGCTTTTACAGCAGTCGCACTTGCAAAATTTAAGATGGTTAAGGATGCTTGGCGATACGATTTTAATAATCGGCGGCATCTGCTTCTTTGCTCAGCTTTTAAAATTTATGCTTAATAAAAAGGCTTAA
- a CDS encoding ABC transporter substrate-binding protein yields the protein MQMNFMHKVAKIGLVASLFTALSLSAAESARSITDMQGVKVSVPEKVEKIAALWNANNEIILALGGMDKVVATTDLIKNNKWFEHIYPRLKNLPAALNGKDLQIEELVKLAPDVIIVYNKNFQDELIKNGFSAVNLIFRDYPDMEKSIYATAEVIGTDDARKKAEKLANKIHDNSEFVTARTKSIPDAKRPKVLHLLGGANLLKVDGTNTIQNTWIKLGGGVNAINTEGSMIEISAEEIINANPDIIIVGGNDTDAQIKKIKEHPAFSGSNAVKNGKIYGNPKGVFSWDRYGAENVLQILWAAKTIQPDLFKDVDMKVKTKEFYKEFLGHELTDTEYDYILKGLNPDGSSK from the coding sequence ATGCAAATGAATTTCATGCACAAAGTGGCTAAAATAGGCCTTGTTGCTTCACTTTTTACAGCTCTTAGCCTAAGCGCTGCTGAGTCTGCTAGAAGCATAACCGATATGCAAGGCGTAAAAGTAAGCGTCCCAGAAAAGGTTGAGAAGATCGCAGCACTGTGGAATGCAAACAACGAGATCATCCTAGCACTTGGCGGTATGGATAAGGTTGTAGCCACAACTGATCTGATCAAAAACAACAAGTGGTTTGAGCACATCTATCCAAGACTTAAAAATTTACCAGCTGCACTAAACGGCAAAGACCTTCAGATCGAAGAGCTTGTTAAACTTGCACCTGACGTTATCATAGTGTATAACAAAAATTTTCAAGATGAACTTATCAAAAATGGCTTTAGCGCGGTAAATTTGATCTTTAGAGACTATCCAGATATGGAGAAAAGCATCTACGCAACAGCTGAAGTCATAGGGACTGATGATGCTAGAAAAAAAGCTGAAAAACTTGCTAATAAAATCCACGATAACTCTGAGTTTGTAACAGCAAGAACAAAAAGCATCCCTGACGCTAAACGTCCAAAAGTACTTCACCTTCTTGGTGGTGCAAATTTGCTAAAAGTTGATGGTACAAACACCATCCAAAACACTTGGATCAAGCTAGGTGGCGGTGTAAATGCTATCAATACTGAGGGTTCAATGATCGAAATTAGCGCTGAAGAGATCATCAATGCAAATCCTGATATCATCATCGTTGGCGGTAATGACACAGACGCACAGATCAAAAAGATAAAAGAGCACCCTGCATTCTCTGGTTCAAACGCTGTTAAAAACGGCAAAATTTACGGCAACCCAAAAGGTGTATTTAGCTGGGATAGATATGGTGCTGAAAACGTACTTCAAATTTTATGGGCAGCAAAAACTATCCAACCAGATCTATTTAAAGATGTCGATATGAAAGTAAAAACAAAAGAGTTTTATAAAGAGTTTTTAGGTCACGAGCTTACCGACACAGAGTATGACTATATCTTAAAAGGCCTAAATCCAGATGGTAGCAGTAAGTAA
- a CDS encoding FecCD family ABC transporter permease, whose amino-acid sequence MKNANFSIVVIFLALLTLVCAFVALGVGRFYIPFNDVFSVLAHGFGYGEGAASNITNVIENLRIPRIIAAILVGAALSVSGAAYQGVFKNQLVSPDLLGVSAGACVGAATAIIFDLSLFWIQIFAFGFGLAAVAITLAIPKMMGRASTLMLVLSGIIVSGLMGSIIGFLKYVADPETKLPDIVYWQLGSLAKLDSDNLIYVAPVMIICAILLIAMSWRINLLSLGDESAARLGVNVAFERAVIIICATLLTACSVCISGIVAWVGLLMPHLARMLVGANNIKSMPASIFMGAIFLLFVDTLARSISVSEVPLGVLTGFIGTVFFVWVLWRNKKVA is encoded by the coding sequence ATGAAAAACGCAAATTTTTCAATAGTTGTTATCTTTTTAGCTCTACTAACGCTTGTTTGCGCCTTTGTCGCACTGGGCGTTGGTAGATTTTACATACCATTTAACGACGTCTTTAGCGTGCTAGCTCACGGCTTTGGCTACGGCGAGGGTGCAGCTAGCAACATCACAAACGTGATAGAAAATTTACGCATCCCACGTATCATCGCAGCCATCCTTGTTGGAGCTGCTCTTAGCGTGAGTGGTGCAGCCTATCAAGGCGTCTTTAAAAACCAGCTAGTAAGCCCTGATCTTCTTGGCGTCTCGGCTGGTGCTTGCGTGGGAGCTGCAACTGCCATTATCTTTGATCTATCGCTATTTTGGATACAAATTTTTGCATTTGGCTTTGGCCTAGCAGCCGTTGCTATCACTCTAGCCATACCTAAGATGATGGGGCGCGCGAGCACGCTTATGCTGGTTCTTTCTGGTATCATCGTAAGCGGTCTTATGGGCTCAATAATCGGCTTTTTAAAATATGTCGCAGACCCTGAGACAAAGCTACCTGACATTGTTTATTGGCAGCTTGGTAGCCTTGCTAAGCTTGATAGCGATAACTTAATATACGTAGCTCCAGTGATGATCATCTGCGCCATTTTGCTAATAGCCATGAGCTGGCGTATAAATTTGCTCTCTCTTGGCGACGAGAGTGCAGCAAGACTAGGCGTAAATGTGGCTTTTGAGCGCGCTGTCATCATCATCTGCGCTACGCTTCTTACAGCCTGCAGCGTCTGCATAAGCGGCATAGTCGCTTGGGTGGGACTTCTCATGCCTCACTTAGCGCGTATGTTAGTTGGCGCAAATAACATAAAAAGCATGCCTGCAAGCATATTTATGGGTGCGATATTTTTGCTATTTGTTGATACCTTAGCGCGCAGCATAAGCGTGAGCGAAGTGCCTCTTGGCGTACTTACTGGCTTTATCGGCACGGTATTTTTCGTCTGGGTTTTATGGCGAAACAAAAAGGTTGCATGA
- a CDS encoding ABC transporter ATP-binding protein, whose protein sequence is MLEVRNLNFSYPNGAGKLENVNLKIGAGEILTILGRNGAGKSTTLGLISGSLKPVSGEIFLDGKNVDSLSNKERAKIMAYVAQSEVTEYDYTGLEFITMGRAAHLGIFARPSKEDEEIARIYTKKLEIEYLEDRFITQMSGGQKQMCMIARAMAAQPKMIIFDEPTSALDFGNQYKFLRTVKWLKELGYSVVLTTHNPDFAVLLGGYVALVKGDGEVGFGTVDEIIRSENLSKLYGLNLNVSYIDEVKRNCCLTYPL, encoded by the coding sequence ATGCTTGAAGTTAGAAATTTAAACTTTAGCTACCCAAATGGGGCTGGCAAACTAGAAAATGTAAATTTAAAGATAGGCGCAGGTGAGATTTTAACCATTCTTGGTCGAAATGGAGCTGGCAAATCAACAACTTTAGGCTTGATAAGCGGCTCACTAAAGCCAGTTTCAGGCGAGATCTTTCTTGATGGCAAAAACGTAGATAGCCTAAGCAACAAAGAGCGCGCTAAGATCATGGCGTACGTGGCTCAAAGCGAAGTTACAGAGTATGACTACACCGGACTTGAGTTTATCACAATGGGTCGCGCGGCGCACCTTGGCATCTTTGCAAGACCTAGCAAAGAGGACGAAGAGATCGCTAGAATTTACACTAAAAAGCTTGAGATCGAGTATCTTGAAGATCGCTTTATCACGCAGATGAGTGGCGGTCAAAAGCAGATGTGTATGATCGCTCGTGCGATGGCTGCGCAGCCAAAGATGATTATATTTGACGAGCCAACGAGCGCGCTTGATTTTGGCAACCAGTATAAATTCCTACGCACCGTCAAATGGCTAAAAGAGCTTGGCTACTCGGTCGTTCTAACCACTCACAATCCCGACTTTGCCGTGCTTCTTGGCGGATATGTCGCTCTTGTAAAGGGTGATGGCGAGGTTGGATTTGGCACGGTTGATGAGATCATTAGAAGTGAGAATTTAAGCAAGCTTTACGGACTAAATTTAAACGTAAGCTACATCGACGAAGTAAAAAGAAACTGCTGCCTCACCTATCCACTCTAA
- the recG gene encoding ATP-dependent DNA helicase RecG: MKFEASDRAKLLKIGVLSLLDLALVLPKGFEDTTIAKSPREGQVCINVKITSLVSRPGMLTALAFCEQWQSSVKIVIFNAKSWHYGAFKTGKEMAIYGLCSYAFGSWQIVNPKITTKIGQIVPKFKTELKDEELKKLILKYLNLQNLLAEGLNEKEAKFLADLQRLDEQSVQILYRLKNDGEGLEILKFVEIFNYIKKLSAKKTYFKSPKIKLFDISSWLKGLPFTPTNDQINAINDIRDDLSAVQAKRRVIMGDVGSGKTLVILSAALSVYPQSAILMAPTSILSEQIYNEAKRLLPPFMNVMLVRSGEKKIDFGGVNLIVGTHALLFHELPNSPLVMVDEQHRFGSNQRKKIEELASSEDERANFVQFSATPIPRTLSLIQSEIVNFSFLKQMPFKKNIISQILGASEFGFLLAHIKKQLAGGFQVAIIYPLVESSESSNYQSLSEAQGFWLKNFKNVFVTHGKDKEKEEILRRFREEGEILLSTTVVEVGISLPRLNTIVIVGAERLGLATLHQLRGRVGRNGGDGYCFLFTKLKEAPARLKEFCATNDGFKVAELDLKNRQSGDILNGFFQHGATFNFYDYEDDITQAAKARVAEFKNKAQI; encoded by the coding sequence ATGAAATTTGAAGCAAGCGACAGAGCAAAACTTCTAAAAATAGGCGTGCTTAGCCTGCTTGACCTTGCTCTCGTGCTACCAAAGGGCTTTGAGGATACGACGATCGCTAAGAGCCCAAGAGAGGGGCAAGTCTGCATAAATGTAAAGATCACTTCGCTAGTCTCTCGCCCTGGCATGCTAACGGCACTTGCCTTTTGCGAGCAGTGGCAAAGTAGTGTAAAGATCGTCATTTTTAACGCAAAGTCTTGGCACTACGGCGCTTTTAAGACAGGCAAAGAGATGGCGATATATGGGCTTTGCTCATACGCCTTTGGCTCGTGGCAGATCGTAAATCCAAAAATCACCACAAAAATAGGTCAGATCGTGCCTAAATTTAAGACCGAGCTAAAAGATGAGGAGCTAAAAAAACTCATCTTAAAATATCTAAATTTGCAAAATTTACTAGCCGAAGGGTTAAACGAAAAAGAGGCTAAATTTCTAGCTGATTTGCAAAGACTAGATGAGCAAAGCGTGCAAATTTTATACCGCCTAAAAAACGATGGCGAGGGCTTAGAAATCTTAAAATTTGTAGAAATTTTTAACTACATAAAAAAGCTAAGTGCTAAAAAAACCTATTTTAAAAGCCCAAAAATCAAGCTTTTTGACATAAGCTCTTGGCTTAAGGGCTTGCCATTTACGCCTACAAATGATCAGATAAACGCCATAAATGACATCAGAGACGACCTTAGCGCTGTGCAGGCAAAAAGGCGCGTCATAATGGGCGACGTGGGAAGTGGCAAGACGCTAGTGATCTTATCAGCTGCTCTTAGTGTCTATCCGCAAAGTGCCATTTTGATGGCGCCAACAAGCATCTTAAGCGAGCAAATTTATAATGAAGCAAAGAGGCTGCTGCCGCCTTTTATGAACGTGATGCTGGTGCGAAGCGGGGAGAAAAAGATAGACTTTGGCGGGGTAAATTTGATCGTTGGCACGCATGCGCTGCTCTTTCACGAGCTGCCAAACTCGCCGCTTGTCATGGTCGATGAGCAGCACCGCTTTGGCTCAAACCAGCGCAAAAAGATAGAGGAGCTGGCTTCAAGCGAGGACGAGCGAGCAAATTTCGTGCAGTTTTCAGCTACGCCAATACCAAGGACGCTAAGTTTAATCCAGTCTGAGATCGTAAATTTTAGCTTTTTAAAGCAGATGCCGTTTAAGAAAAATATAATAAGCCAAATTTTAGGCGCTAGCGAGTTTGGCTTTTTGCTAGCTCACATCAAAAAGCAGCTTGCAGGCGGCTTTCAAGTAGCCATCATCTATCCGCTAGTTGAGAGCAGCGAGAGCTCAAACTACCAAAGTCTAAGCGAGGCACAGGGCTTTTGGCTAAAGAATTTCAAAAATGTCTTCGTCACGCACGGCAAGGATAAAGAGAAAGAAGAAATTTTAAGGCGGTTTAGAGAAGAGGGTGAAATTTTGCTCTCAACCACCGTTGTAGAGGTGGGGATCTCGCTGCCAAGGCTAAATACGATAGTGATCGTGGGCGCTGAACGGCTGGGGCTTGCCACGCTTCATCAGCTGCGCGGTAGAGTGGGGCGAAATGGCGGCGATGGATACTGCTTTTTATTTACCAAGCTAAAAGAGGCGCCAGCTAGACTAAAAGAATTTTGCGCGACAAATGACGGCTTTAAGGTGGCCGAGCTTGATCTGAAAAACCGACAAAGTGGCGACATATTAAATGGCTTTTTCCAGCACGGAGCGACCTTTAACTTCTACGACTACGAGGATGATATCACGCAGGCTGCAAAGGCGAGAGTGGCGGAATTTAAAAATAAAGCTCAAATTTGA
- a CDS encoding M16 family metallopeptidase → MKILDINVKNVKIPVVFESSKAMPVVSLKLVFKAAGSSQNGKLAGLARLSANLLNEGDMKLGSAKFAKELEVRAISLNASCGFETFCIDINCLKEHFTFACGKLKELISAPNLTEEILNRCKTVTLGEIAANENDFDYVARQGLFELLYPKSVLAQPSIGTKKSVKAITLEDVSKFLNEHLDLSNLLCVLGGDIDEKQTKELASVLEILKPGKVRKLERFSPSDKCESSEIIRQSEQAYIYFGAPFDVKPEEKYKAAVATFILGEGGFGSRLMEEIRVKRGLAYSAYARNLLNLSYSQLYGYMQTKNEKKDEAIAVIKEEILKFSKKGVSKAELEQAKKFLLGSLPLRLETLFKRLDIAQGEFYEHGELGAFLKDLDKISALSLSELNSFIKAHAEINQLSFCVLKNEI, encoded by the coding sequence ATGAAAATTTTAGATATCAATGTAAAAAATGTAAAAATTCCAGTCGTTTTTGAAAGCTCAAAAGCGATGCCAGTAGTGAGCCTAAAGCTAGTTTTCAAAGCAGCTGGTAGCTCGCAAAATGGCAAGCTAGCAGGCCTTGCAAGGCTAAGTGCAAATTTGCTAAACGAGGGTGATATGAAGCTAGGCTCGGCTAAATTTGCTAAAGAGCTTGAAGTGCGGGCGATTAGCCTAAATGCAAGCTGCGGCTTTGAGACATTTTGCATCGATATAAATTGCCTAAAAGAGCACTTTACCTTTGCGTGTGGCAAGCTAAAAGAGCTTATAAGCGCTCCAAATTTAACAGAAGAAATTCTAAATAGGTGCAAAACCGTCACACTTGGCGAGATCGCAGCAAATGAAAACGACTTTGACTACGTGGCAAGGCAGGGGCTTTTTGAGCTTTTGTATCCAAAAAGCGTGCTTGCTCAGCCAAGCATCGGCACGAAAAAGAGCGTAAAAGCGATCACACTTGAAGATGTAAGCAAATTTTTAAACGAGCATTTAGACCTTTCAAATTTGCTTTGTGTGCTAGGTGGCGACATCGACGAGAAGCAGACAAAAGAGCTGGCTAGCGTTTTAGAGATACTAAAACCTGGCAAGGTGCGAAAGCTAGAGCGCTTTAGCCCAAGCGACAAGTGCGAAAGTAGCGAGATCATCAGGCAAAGCGAACAGGCCTACATCTACTTTGGCGCGCCATTTGATGTAAAGCCAGAAGAGAAATACAAGGCCGCAGTGGCGACATTTATCCTAGGCGAGGGTGGCTTTGGCTCGAGGCTAATGGAGGAGATACGCGTGAAAAGAGGGCTTGCATACAGCGCCTACGCTAGAAATTTGCTAAATCTCTCTTACAGCCAGCTTTATGGCTACATGCAGACAAAAAATGAGAAAAAAGATGAGGCTATCGCCGTTATAAAAGAGGAAATTTTAAAATTTAGTAAAAAAGGCGTTAGCAAGGCCGAGCTTGAGCAGGCGAAGAAATTTTTACTTGGCTCGTTGCCACTTAGACTTGAGACGCTATTTAAGCGCCTTGACATCGCGCAGGGCGAGTTTTACGAGCATGGCGAGCTTGGGGCATTTTTAAAGGACCTTGATAAAATTTCAGCCCTTTCGCTAAGCGAGCTAAATAGCTTCATAAAAGCCCACGCAGAGATCAACCAGCTAAGTTTTTGCGTCTTAAAAAATGAAATTTGA
- a CDS encoding dehypoxanthine futalosine cyclase: MKRLSVNEAIDLIENAPLHELGKMALARKKELHPDGITTFIVDRNINYTNVCWVDCKFCAFYRHAKEEDAYVLSFEEIGKKIEELIAIGGTQILFQGGVHPKLKIEWYEELVSYISKHYPSITIHGFSAVEIDYIARVSKISTKEVLRRLNKKGLYSMPGAGAEILSDRVRDIIAPKKCDTADWLRIHKEAHELGMKTTATMMFGTVESTREIVEHWEHIRNLQDETAGFRAFILWSFQGLNTKLMQEIPEIKKQSSNVYLRLLAVSRLFLDNFKNIQSSWVTQGSYVGQLALLFGANDLGSTMMEENVVKAAGASFRMNQDQMIELIKDVGEIPAKRNTNYDILEKF; encoded by the coding sequence TTGAAAAGACTTAGTGTAAATGAAGCCATCGATCTTATAGAAAATGCACCGCTTCACGAGCTTGGCAAGATGGCGCTAGCTAGAAAAAAAGAGCTTCATCCAGATGGCATTACGACCTTTATCGTAGATCGCAACATCAACTATACAAACGTCTGCTGGGTGGATTGTAAATTTTGCGCATTTTACCGCCACGCAAAAGAAGAGGACGCTTATGTGCTAAGTTTTGAGGAGATCGGCAAGAAGATTGAGGAGCTAATCGCCATTGGCGGCACGCAAATTTTATTTCAAGGTGGCGTTCATCCAAAGCTAAAGATCGAGTGGTACGAGGAGCTTGTAAGCTACATCAGCAAGCACTATCCAAGCATCACGATACATGGCTTTTCTGCCGTTGAGATCGACTACATCGCAAGAGTTTCAAAAATTTCTACAAAAGAGGTCTTAAGACGCCTAAACAAAAAGGGCTTATACTCGATGCCAGGGGCTGGAGCGGAGATTTTAAGCGACCGCGTTCGCGACATCATCGCCCCTAAAAAGTGCGACACCGCAGACTGGCTTCGCATACACAAAGAGGCGCACGAGCTTGGCATGAAAACGACTGCAACGATGATGTTTGGCACGGTTGAGAGCACTCGTGAGATAGTGGAGCACTGGGAGCATATCAGAAATTTACAAGATGAAACGGCTGGATTTAGAGCCTTTATACTTTGGAGCTTTCAAGGGCTAAATACAAAGCTCATGCAAGAAATCCCTGAGATCAAAAAGCAAAGCTCAAACGTCTATCTAAGGCTTCTTGCGGTTTCAAGGCTCTTTTTGGATAACTTTAAAAATATCCAAAGCAGCTGGGTCACGCAGGGCAGCTACGTAGGCCAGCTAGCGCTTCTTTTTGGCGCAAACGACCTTGGTAGCACAATGATGGAGGAAAACGTCGTAAAGGCTGCAGGGGCTAGCTTTAGGATGAATCAAGACCAGATGATCGAGCTTATAAAAGATGTCGGAGAAATCCCAGCTAAGCGTAACACAAACTACGATATTTTGGAGAAATTTTAG
- a CDS encoding NfeD family protein, with protein MISPFIMIAIGALLCVAELMLFSFYLLFFGVAFIIVGAVNFGFGFEWSFQILAVLVLAFILLALLKAPLKSKFMSRKESFNEEFLDEAGVGEIRENMVYFKGTLWKYDGALKNGEKVQVLGTKGDKVILK; from the coding sequence GTGATAAGTCCATTTATAATGATAGCCATCGGCGCGCTCTTGTGCGTGGCTGAGCTTATGCTATTTTCATTTTATCTGCTCTTTTTTGGCGTCGCTTTTATCATCGTTGGAGCGGTAAATTTTGGCTTTGGTTTTGAGTGGAGCTTTCAAATTTTAGCTGTCTTGGTGCTTGCCTTTATCTTGCTTGCGCTCTTAAAGGCGCCGTTAAAGAGTAAATTTATGTCTAGAAAAGAGAGCTTTAATGAGGAATTTTTAGACGAAGCTGGCGTTGGCGAGATCAGAGAAAATATGGTCTATTTTAAAGGCACTCTTTGGAAGTATGACGGAGCGCTAAAAAACGGCGAGAAAGTGCAGGTTTTAGGCACTAAAGGCGACAAAGTTATATTAAAATAA
- a CDS encoding SPFH domain-containing protein → MQVETFGVLVVVLVIFAFLFLKAGIKIVSQADNLLIERLGKFHKVLDGGFHIIIPFVDQIRAIITIKEQLVDITKQQVITKDNVNISVDGIVFLKVFDAKMAVYNVDNYKRAIANLAMTTLRGEIGAMNLDDTLSSRDRLNAALQVALGDAAGNWGVKIMRVEISEISVPLGIEEAMNMQMKAEREKRAIELKALAEKEALIRNAEALKQEKVLQAEAIERMADAKKYEQIAIATAQKEAMDMINDSMSKNANAAEFLLARDRVGAFSELAKNSSKDKILVPYEATELIGSLSVLKNFLAKDKV, encoded by the coding sequence ATGCAAGTTGAGACATTTGGCGTTTTAGTCGTTGTTTTGGTTATTTTTGCATTTTTGTTTTTAAAAGCTGGCATCAAGATCGTATCGCAAGCAGATAACTTGCTGATCGAGCGACTTGGTAAATTTCACAAGGTGCTTGACGGGGGATTTCACATTATCATCCCATTTGTCGATCAGATAAGGGCGATCATAACTATAAAAGAGCAGCTTGTTGATATCACAAAACAGCAAGTCATCACAAAAGATAACGTTAATATTAGCGTCGATGGCATCGTCTTTTTAAAGGTATTTGATGCAAAAATGGCGGTTTATAACGTAGATAACTACAAGCGCGCCATTGCAAATTTAGCCATGACAACGCTTCGTGGCGAGATAGGAGCGATGAACCTTGATGATACACTAAGCTCACGTGACCGCCTAAATGCCGCACTTCAAGTGGCTCTTGGCGATGCAGCTGGCAACTGGGGCGTAAAGATCATGAGGGTTGAAATTTCTGAAATTTCTGTCCCGCTTGGCATCGAAGAGGCGATGAATATGCAGATGAAAGCTGAGCGTGAAAAACGCGCGATCGAGCTAAAAGCCTTGGCTGAAAAAGAGGCGCTCATCCGAAACGCAGAGGCGCTAAAACAAGAAAAAGTGCTTCAAGCAGAGGCGATCGAGCGTATGGCTGATGCGAAAAAATACGAGCAAATCGCCATCGCAACGGCTCAAAAAGAGGCTATGGATATGATAAATGACAGCATGAGCAAAAACGCAAATGCGGCTGAATTTCTGCTCGCTCGTGACAGGGTGGGGGCATTTAGCGAGCTAGCCAAAAACAGCTCAAAAGATAAAATTTTAGTCCCTTACGAGGCGACTGAACTCATCGGCTCGCTTAGCGTTTTAAAGAATTTCTTAGCTAAGGATAAGGTGTGA